One window of the Eucalyptus grandis isolate ANBG69807.140 chromosome 8, ASM1654582v1, whole genome shotgun sequence genome contains the following:
- the LOC104457238 gene encoding putative B3 domain-containing protein At5g66980 produces the protein MDRRRAAKTSSSDEPLEFFKVYLPSFSSHQLLIPPDFVKNFKGVVPKKAVLKNTTGRSWPIGIAGVGNTLFIKSGWRDFVIDHPLDFADFLIFRYIRDSVFLVKVFGKNGCRKEITNGVNRPLAVVKTEELADEVKEAEQNQMRPVQACKRKFVDLNIDKVENHVHRDSRFKTKLELVGETVSKCSVKTYAMPKNPHFVSRISKYALKLLFVPTSFIKRNHIKLNPNEKMIVRDQNGGTWPVQINERIAGRFYLSSGWTEFRKGNNLRVGNQLVLEFVLGEGNACSETIVRVLPPGLKIQKDPRYFVVKA, from the exons ATGGACCGCCGTCGTGCCGCCAAGACATCTTCCTCCGACGAGCCTCTCGAGTTCTTCAAAGTTTATCTCCCCTCCTTCAGTTCTCACCAACtg CTTATACCACCGGATTTTGTCAAGAATTTTAAAGGAGTCGTGCCCAAAAAGGCGGTTCTCAAGAATACTACAGGGAGATCATGGCCAATTGGGATAGCAGGAGTTGGAAATACATTGTTCATTAAGAGTGGTTGGCGGGACTTCGTGATCGATCATCCTCTAGATTTTGctgattttctcattttcagatACATTAGGGACTCGGTGTTCCTCGTCAAAGTATTTGGTAAGAATGGGTGCAGGAAAGAAATAACTAATGGAGTCAATAGACCATTAGCTGTTGTGAAGACGGAAGAGCTGGCAGATGAAGTAAAGGAGGCAGAACAGAACCAGATGAGGCCTGTTCAGGCTTGTAAGCGGAAGTTCGTGGACTTAAATATCGATAAAGTGGAAAATCATG TGCACAGAGATTCCAGGTTCAAAACGAAACTAGAGCTCGTTGGAGAAACTGTTAGCAAGTGCTCCGTGAAGACATATGCCATGCCGAAGAATCCGCACTTTGTATCACGCATCTCCAAATATGCACTTAAACTCTTG TTTGTCCCTACTTCATTCATAAAGAGAAATCATATAAAGCTAAATCCCAATGAGAAGATGATTGTGCGGGATCAAAATGGGGGGACATGGCCTGTGCAGATTAACGAAAGGATAGCTGGCCGGTTCTATCTGTCCTCTGGGTGGACTGAGTTTAGGAAGGGGAACAATTTGAGAGTAGGCAATCAACTCGTGCTCGAATTTGTCCTGGGAGAGGGGAATGCATGCAGTGAAACAATCGTAAGAGTTCTTCCACCGGGCCTCAAAATACAAAAGGATCCTAGATACTTTGTTGTGAAGGCTTGA